In the genome of Silurus meridionalis isolate SWU-2019-XX chromosome 17, ASM1480568v1, whole genome shotgun sequence, the window aggaacgacagactggcccaaggtgaaggttggactgcatcaagaattgGCCCTgagcctttcctgtttgcagtggtgatggacaggttgacggatgaggtcagacaggagtctccatggactatgatatgatatgatgcggatgatattgtgatttgtggtgagagtagggagcaggttgagaagagcctggagaggtggaggtacgcgctggagagaaggggattgaaagtcagtaggagtaagacagagtacatgtgtgtgaatgagagggagggcagtggagtggtgcagttgcagggagaagaggtggtgaaggtggtggagttcaggtacctgggatcaacagtgcaagtaatggagagtgtgttagagaagtgaagaaaagagtgcaggcagggtggagtgggtgcagaagagtgacaggagtgatttgtgatagtagggtctctacaagaatgaaagggaaagtttataggactgtggtgagacctgagatgttgtatggattagagacagtggcattgagtaaaagacaggaggcggagctggaggtagcagagctgaagatgttgaggttttcattgggagtgacaaggatggacaagattagaaattagtttattagagggacagtgcctgtaggatgttttggagacaaggtgagggaggaaggagaaaaagaggaaggcaaaggaggaggttaatggatgtggtgaggaagacatgcaggtagttggtgtgaaagaggcagatgtagaggacatagGGGTATGgatatggatgatccgctgtggcgacccctaatgggagaagccgcaagaagaagaagaagaagtcgtcataattatgagataataagtcGTAATGATGAGATACTAAGtcgtaattatgagatattaagtcataattatgagataataagtggtaattatgagatcaggatctcataattatgtgatattaagtcataattatgagatatgtCGTAATTATAAGATACTACgtcataattataatttagtCAATCATAATTATGAGCTCAGGATTGAtataagatttgtttttctaTCCTCCAGTACGTTAGGTGGCGCACGGCGCCCTAAAACACACGAGGACATTATATCCCACTACAATTCCGTCAAGCCACGCCCTTATCTCAGGACGCGTACGCTCGTGTTTTCTTTTACACGATTGGTTAGTTTTTCTCCAACCTTAACTTGTTTACCAATCAGACTGTAGGAGACGCGGCGTGTCGGAATATGAGTGGGAAAGAAAGATCTCGATGTGAAAGCGTGTTGTAGGATTTCAATATGGCTGGAGCTTCGTCTGTAGCCGGTGAAGTGTTTGTTGACGCTTTGCCGTATTTTGACCAGGGTTATGACGCTCCCGGGGTCAGAGAAGCGGTaagtagacaaaaaaataaatgttcctGGTTAATACCGACTTCAGCAGTGAGCGCACACGGCTGCTAATGTTGCTAAAGCTAAGTAGCTAGCAAGCTAATGTTAGCTAATTTATTGTTTTGGAAAGAGTTCGATTCGGTGAGCTGGATTAGAAAGTGTTCATAGTAACAGTAACATTTTTATAGGAATCGATGctgtaaaatgtttgtgtataaCTTACTGATCAGCCCAAGAGGAagtatttatcatcatcatcatcatcattattatatcaAATCTCTTTATATATTATGGTAATATAATGTTTACTCCATTCATCTTATTTAACTGTGTATCTCAAATCACTGCTTCTCCTCTCATCTCGTACCAGACCTCCTCCCCTCTCAAACCAGaccttctcctctcctcccCTCATCCCAAAGCTTCTCCtatcctctcctctcctctcttctcgtACCAGACCTCCTCCCCTCTCAAACCAGACCTTTTCCTCTCCTCCCCTCATCCCAAAGCTTCTCCTATCCttccctctcctctcctctcgtACCAGagcttctcctctcctctcatttTGTACCAGAGCTTCTTATCTCCAGTCATGATACCAGTCTTATACTTCTCATCTCATGCCTGTGCTTCCAAAACAATTGCTTCATTCCAAACTCATTTCAGATTTTATCAACCATTCAACTATAGACTCCTTTAACTGTAAAATTAACTCCAACAAAACAGTGGTgtgctgtgcatttggtacctgggccctCAGTGGGGatgtacccgacttaatccacctcttaataccaccactatcattagcaattatagaaaccatcaatacaatacaaacgcaatataacaacacgtggcattacagagagagagagagagagagagagagagagagagaggcatttcacatatggagggtgaataccatttttactaaagcaagaaacccagttaagactccaaacctctacactacaaccacaactgtacacctacatcatctggagcagttcagaatcaatatttatctaataacatgacaaaaacataaacattttaataaaatacaacctactcaccagagatgcagactcataatatgcaccgctcctcagaggctgtaatccagtggtactgctcgtattcactggtctggaagtggtgaacaaaccttTTACCAGGCTGAGACAACGAtgtctcctcacgatgtctagcttttcttgaaaatggattttcaaGTATGTtagagaccaaataaatttctcttcctccgtaggcataaaaaagtctaactcagatgtattaatgtgtgcagagctacagacgtgttttgccagtcaaactcgGCTGTAAcggtttccctctgaccaaccaatcagaggacggaataAATGCTGActctattctgggccagcgagctgccctgtgaggagaatataaaatctgattggttaaagaaacagagcaatttattaaggagactatggttaAAAAAAGACCACCAGTACTGAGATTAACAtgacagcacatagaggctgaaatctgattggacaaaaaaatctaacatcaacttacacgtactggaagcagtgcagccaagagaaacactacgaaatgacgAGAAACTgctgggaataaattaatacaatttcatggaacaaattataatttagattgtaaatgtaggtcagtgcttctgatagtgtttacgccagcagagaagacttttCTGGACCTGACCGCACGCCACTGACCTCTTCACTGCTCATCATCACGTAATCCTGTTTTACACACGAAAAGATTGTAAAACCTCTGAATCTAATCTTTAATGAAGTGAAATGTGGTTTTCACtgatattacaaaacaaaagatTCTCTTCAATATGTTCTCACTTCCTGTCTCTCATTTCTATCAATTAATGTGTTGGGTTGCATTTTGCTCATggtgaaattgaaaaaaagagagaataaaaataaatatatatattatgggaTGTCCTTTAACTCTGCTTTGTTTTTCAGGCTGCTGCTTTGGTGGAGGAGGAAACGCGGAGATACCGACCAACCAAAAACTACCTGAGTTACCTGCCTACGCCTGATTTCTCCACTTTTGAAGTGCGCACTCCGAGTCCTGATGTTGCTTTATGTGTGGTTGTATGCTGGATAAATTGCTAATCTGTTGGTGTCTCTCACACAGACGGAGATCATGAAGAACGAGTTTGAGAGACTTGCTGCACGCCAGCCTATGGAGCTTCTCAGCATGAAGAGGTAAATCACACAGAACACGCACTGAAGATTTGATGCTGGACAGTTTGTGGACTAAAACCGCTCTTCTGGCAAATTGGTGGtgaagttgtagctcagtgaaGTAGAAAAGGTTGACATTCGAGTCTTGATCTAGAGAATGTGAGTTTAAATTCCAACCATCTGTtgctcctgggcccctgagagaGGCCCTTAACTCTCGACTACGCAGCCgtataaataagaaaattgcATCATttccaaatggcataaatgtcgGTGAATTGGCTTCCtgagggtttttattttttgtgaacaAATTAATtctattgtatatatttgtattaaaatattctgATCGTCAAATTATGTTACCTGCAGTATGATTGCAGTAATAGACATATGAGGGCCTACAAATATGAGTAGTTGAAAGATTAGCACCCTGTTCAAGGCCCAGCACTGCCAGctttattttgctgtttttcaagcggaaggtcatgagttcaaagtCCATCTTACACGTTTAGCAACTACTTCCATTACAGTAATACCTCGCCTACGTTACAGACCCCCCAAAATCCGTGGCAACCGAATATGTATTCAGTGCAGTATACAAAATACTTGTATATTGTAAGGCTTTATAAACCTCTTCTGCTCTTAAACACTTTCAATATTCTTAAACCTGCataattttaacataaattcTATATGGGTACTAACCAGTGAAGATACAACtttaatgatgatggtgaattACTTTACTTcctttacttatttttataatgCTTATATCTTTTGTTCAAGTAATGATCACGTTCagtttcagttttttcttttataaacagCAAATGAACAGCTGTGATCGTGGTTGCGCACTCGCGTATTTTTGAATTTCTCTGTAAATTCACTGGCGGTCTAGAGGTCAACCGGTTTATTGGCTGGCCGATTAATCAGGAcgattttattacaaaaattacaaaaatgaatCAGCATGGGCCGATTATTATGCAGACTAATCTGACGCACCAAACCGCGCACGAACGTTCTGCGCTTGTGCGAGGGAACTCTCAAacaccagcaggtggcagtagtgtgTATTTGGTATCCGAAAAGGGAAAACTGGAAGAGCTATTCAATACACTAAAACCCAGCTGACTCTGTTTAACCAGAGCAAACGATGTGGAAACAAAGTAAAGCCGACCGACGCTCAAATATTTCGGTCGACCTCTGATGCTTTCTTAACCCTAGAGTCTTGGCAGCCACATGAAGGTTTCCAAAATTTTCAACCTCAAATACGATAGATAGTTATATTTCCTACGCAAGATGCATCTTATACTTATTTGGAGTACTGATTACCCACATAATAAAGTGATAAAGTAAACAGCAGTAGTAATAAAGTAGACAGTAGAGATAAAGATTTTTAATACCTGATTTTGACGCTGTTGCTTTCCCCCCCCACATTTTTCACAAGAAACACATACAAATGTCCTCAACTCGTGTCATCATTCTTGAGTTGCCTGTTTTGCAAAAGTCAGTTTTGGCTCTGACCCGCCCCCTTGTGGACAGTTTGTTTATTGAAGAGGAGGGAACAACTTTTGTCACAAAGTCAGACATAAATTTTGACACACAAACCTTAACATTAAACTCAAACGTTCTTTCATgacttaatttttatttttattttttttgccaaaagaCCATCAAATTCACCACTGgaaatattttaagaaggaACTTTATTAATCCTGAAGGAAATTCTTTTGCCAAAGACTACTTCAGATTACAACGTTACAAATTTTAACCTGATTTTAAAATGGGTTTAAACAGAACAGCAACACGCCACCAATTCGGATGTTTTCAGTGCTCCAAACTATCCCACCCCCCCACCCATTTTTTCACAAGCACATCTGTTTAGTTATTCAGCATTGCTTTTCTGAAAGGACTCCAGTCGCCACAATCTTGTATAAAACACGTCGATGCGTCGTCTCATTTTGTAACCTGATATACACACGCGCTCGATTTCAGATACGAGTTGCCCGCCCCAACATCAGGCCAGAAGAACGACATGACGGCATGGCAGGATTGCGTGAATAACTCCATGGCTCAGCTGGAGCACCAGGCCGTTCGAATAGAGAACCTGGAACTCATGGCGCAGTACGGCACCAACGCCTGGAGGGTGTCTAACGAGTGAGTGGCAAAACTGAACAGAATTTAGCAAAGTGGTCCACCCCCACTTATATTCATACATTGTTGTAAACACCCAGACTTTCCTAACTTATGACCTTATTATCTAACATCCAGATGTGTGGGTAATGGTTGTATTGTAACGTATTGTAGATATTTGTTGTAGCACACATCGTTTGAGCAGATTAGCAGCGCCGCTGTAAAACAggctgttgtgtttttgtgtgcataTTGTGCAGTCCTGCTTCTCATAACTAAATCATTTGTGTTTCGTGTTCGATAGCAATTTGGCGTACATGATTGAAAACGCGCAGAAGGAGCTGCAGAAGGTTCGGTAAGTACCCTTTTAATTTGTATgtgaaaaggaaagtaaaaTACTTTCGCATCAGGATTCTTtgccacacacaaaaaaaaaaaaacgaaactaAAACCTAACTAAAAATCATGGGGGCAGGGAAAAAATGTggtatgtaaattttttttgtttacgtATAAACTGTTAGAATGAGGtcttataaggaacaaatttataggcactaaaaatgtacatacactattttagggctgcagctatcgatttagtaatcgagtattctgcCAATTATTCTATCGATTAATCGGAtaagtactttttcttcattaaagagcaatacacgagagaaaataagactggtcttttaaaataaacatgtaattcgtttcctttttaaaatatttttttattattttttgtaaaaaaaaattttgtttagagggtggtgcgtcagtaatagcGGTCCGTAGGGAAACGCAGTGCTCCGTGTGTCGTTAAATGGAGTAAAGAAGTGCATTTTTGTATTGGAGTTATTCGAGTTGCTTAAGGAATTGTTTCAGCCCTACGCTATTTTTTTCACAACTTTCTAACCGTTTTatccctgtaaagctgctttaattCTGTGTTTATTGTTCAAAGTGCCCtacgaataaaaatgaattaaataaaagctggattaaaaagaagacaagcaaatgtatgtgtatataatgtataatatattgtttcATACTGTTTAGGTTTTGAGACGGTGTCCGATGCTACAcatggtgtttgtgtgcagaAGTCAGCAAGTTGTTAGTAAAGCTCTCTTTAACGTCCTAATTGTCTCACAACATATTTTGAAATCGTATCTGTTGACACACTGGACTGCAAAATTCTTTATTCTCAGGACTCTCAATACCGTTGCACTACTGCCTTACCTACTGTTAGATATACTTATTGTTCTCCATctttcattcatatatata includes:
- the bcas2 gene encoding pre-mRNA-splicing factor SPF27; translated protein: MAGASSVAGEVFVDALPYFDQGYDAPGVREAAAALVEEETRRYRPTKNYLSYLPTPDFSTFETEIMKNEFERLAARQPMELLSMKRYELPAPTSGQKNDMTAWQDCVNNSMAQLEHQAVRIENLELMAQYGTNAWRVSNDNLAYMIENAQKELQKVRKKIQDLNWQRKNDQLTGGAKLRELESNWVSLVSKNYEIERAIIQLENEVAQLRQQQGDENKENIRQDF